tatttatttttttaaactgagtaTCTTGTCAATCAGTAACATTCATTGCGGGGGACATACATAGCTCTCACTTCTAAAGagtgataaaaatgtgtggatCAAAACCAAAGCTGAGCAacaattcaaacattttcataaatttttCGCTTCACCTATGTGATGCTTTTCAAGATGTACAGGTGGCTCAGCTCAATCTCCTCTCACTGTGAAGTCCTGAGCTTCCTTGACCCCTGTGAGATGAGCATGCATTGTAAGGTATAATCATGGGCGCACTATGAGGCAATGGGCACATGTTGGCACAGACATGTAAAACtgcctaaaacacacacagattttgaggtgattttgcATCTCCCCATTTTTTGTagctattttttaatgttttcatggtcttttttttcgcattttgctcctctttgtagttatttttttgtctctttagtGTAAGTCTGTGTCTcatatggtcattttttgtgtttttgtggttgttttgcccattttgtcattattttgcattcttTTTCAATTAccttgcatctctttgtggtcattttgtatcttttcatGGTCTCTGCGTgttaatgacattttgcagatgaaagCTAGGGGAGGGCCTGTGCCCATAGGCCCCTTCAGTAATCCAGCCAATGGCTATTAAAGTTTTATATCTTGAGAAGAGAAGACACACAAAGTGCTGGGGTGTTTCACACTGTTCCTAAATAGTTAGGATGACTCAAATGCGCACAGGGATTCATAACGTGTAACTTAACTTAATTATTATCCCACATGCTGCCTGTGCAGTCAATGATAAACCAGTATTGATCTGAGATAAGGGATAAGACATGACATAAAGAATATGCTGTGGGTGATATCTGAGGGTGTGGTGCaggtctatatatatatagggggGAGAGGGGGTTAAAGTGCATGTGTAACCCACATAAGGTGATGCCAAGATTAAAATGGACAATGGGGAGAATTTATTGCTTTAGCGATTAGGTAAACATGGtcactgactttaaaaaaaattcctggTATGCCATGATGATCATTTTTCCTGAtgttatttttagatgttttttcaggttttctattttttaattagtttttctttgattattatgtgaacacacacactaactgatTTGTTTGCAGATATACTGTGGCAGAAGGTCCCTTTGTGGGCgtctttttatggttttattatcTATATATGATAACTACATGTCGACATAGAAACACGGCGCCTTCCTGTTTCAGTGCTTTTACAGCCAAGGGCACACTGTTTCACCCTGGTTGATCAtcaacagctaaaaacaagaaCACCTATGATCATCGCTTTTCCCATCAGAGCACACCGAACACACAATCATGTCTATTACTCTTCAAAATATCTAaattatatacatacatgtttttaaacctGGTTAGCTGTTTTCAAATAGGcttcaaaaattttaaatgttccCCTTATTTTGTATGAAGTGAAGTTAAATTTAAATctatgaaaagatttttttaaaaagatttatcaTCCATCTAACTCATTTCCCATATTCTTTTGTCATTACAGAAAGTCAAAGACATGACATTCAAGGAGGGGCAGGAGTTCAAGATCCGCATCAAGCCCAAGGACGACTGCTGCTCGTAAGTTCCTGTTAAAAGAGATCAAATAGTTAATGACATGGAATCAGTTaattaagaggaaatgacaaaGCCTACTGCAAGACATGTTAATGTTTCACCAActtctttccctttttcattGCACCTTTATGACCTCTGCATTCCCGCCTCCATTGCAGCTTTGCCATCAACATCGGTCATGACTCTGACAACATCGCCCTGCACTTCAACCCTCGTTTCGACAGCGGCGGTGACTACAACACCATCGTCTTCAACTCCTTATCAGGGGGATGCTGGGGTGACGAGCAGCGTGAGGAAAACTTCCCCTTCCAACGTGGGGAGGAGTGCAAGGTGTGCTGGGAGATAATGATGGCGTCAATTGACTGTACATTAAGATACGAGGTTTAGTCTAAAGGATTTAAGTTGCGAGACTTGGATGAACACACGTGCATGATTCAGCCTTagagggacagttcactcccaaatcaaaaccacatttttttgttacctgTAGTTCTATTTGcaatctaaattgttttggtgtgagctgccaaGTGTTGGAAGAAATGtgtgccttctctccaatataatggaactatagACGGCACTCgtcttgtggtgctcaaagcgcaaaaacaaaatttaatttttttttgaaaaactcaatagcaatgtctctttccagaaatcatgacctgttactcaagataagCAGCAGAGACTTATATAtagcagtttcatgtgggaactattttcgTTCTATCGCACTACACctaccaactgtatcactgtacAGAAGGAAATCAAGTTGGtgggatttctttcagaaacatgggaaatggCATCATGGCAACTTGGTAATAGATGTTtaagaaattgcaagaaattaagtagatttagttttttttttaaagctacagaaaaaatgttgagaaaaagaaaatagccaggaaaaacagtatttttaattatataacataattaaatatttgaaattatgttacaaaattattattatgttacaaaattatttttttcaggttattggggcatttttaatgttctttttctttaaaaaaaaataatttttaaaaattcaggtAATATTGTTGGTAAATTCAGGCAACTTTCATTActtattgctttcttcccatatttttgaagaaataaagccattttgttcaggtttcaaagggttaatttttcAGGGTTTGGTTCAGTTCATTTCAAAAGGTCTTGGCATTGGAAACATACATCCCCTTGCCAAAgcaaagtataaaataaaaacaaaatttgaatgTACAATAAGTAGAGATCTACCAGAATTTAGTGTATATAGCTTGCATGTCTCTGCTGATTAGACACACCTCCGAAACATCCACCAAACAGGAGAAAACGTACCTCAGAGAAACCGTCTTGAGGAAACATGAGGTTTAACCTGGAAACCGTAGGAAAATGTTGCACACCGTTTTGAGATTAAATGTGCTTCAGGTGAGCCAGCTCCATAACCACCTGCAATGCCAGCCCAGGACCTACAACAGGAGGAGAAAGCACAAAGCAGGCcaggcagagcagagacacAATAATAACATAAGTAGGCCGACATAAATGTTCAAGCATAGCTGCCTATTACAGTTGCCTGaacacaagaagagaaaaattGCCCTTACAAATGTTTAATTCAAGAGTAAATGAAAGTACATTAACATGTCTCAATATTAAAGGAGCTGCTTttggttgagtttttttttttgcagaaaagtacttttgctgttttatattAGTCATCTGGCTCAATCTCAAATTTCATGATGTCTTTCGCCATAAGGAGATTATTAGTGGGCTTGGTACCTGTAGTGTAACACTGGTAAGTCAACAGACGCTGAGCTATCCTATCAGGAATCTTATAGGCTCATAAAACTTAACAGCccctgagagagacagatagtacctgtctgtctcagcCATTCTTTTAACACACACGTCCTCGTATCTCCAGCTGAAACTCAACACTGAAAGATGAATCATGTTCAgcctttctcttttctccctcagtTTTACATCAACTTCAACAACGAGCAGTTTTACATCAAGCTTCCTGACGGCTGCATGGTGAACTTCCCCAACCGAATGGGAGATgtgaagtacaagtacttcGATGTCAGCGGTGAGGCGAGGATCGTCGGCATCAAGATCAAGTAGAGGGTGAACTCTTGTTGACTCTTTAACCTGTCCGCCTTTTCTTCGTTGCTGAAATAGTCTGTTTTACATTACTGAGCCCAGGCCTGATTATTCATCTTTTCTTCTGGTATAAACCAACAAGGAGCAATGATGTTGTAATAAGAGAAAACGGCCTAAAGATGGAGCCACAGCACatcttgtgtctgtctgtgatctTAGCATTCACTGAGTTtgtgaataaaatgtgaaaaaaagaaagtgtgtgtgtctccacaTATCTCTCTTCACACAGcactctgtaacacacacactgattaaaCACACCATACTAAACCTATATGCAATATTCATGAAACGGACATTAGGCATTAGAAATCTAAAGAAAAGGCTACTATTTAAACATGTATATGAATCAGGAAAACTTCAAGgatatgataaataaaatatcatacatgtttcaaaacaacaacaggtaaatataaacaaacaaacaaacaactacaTCACCATGAAACTTGTCCAGCTGATAACTAACagtaagaaatgtattttatataacaAGTTTTCTTAAATCCTATGAGTAAACATGCAAGTCATGCtttatctaattaaatatgttctaatttgcatatttacagAACAGGACTTTGaataatggataaaaacaagatgaaaaaacaaatctaaattcTTGTTTCATAGGTCTTAGGTTTTTATAGAGGGAATTTAAAGTTCACTTCTTGCCACTccataaatcaaaaaatactgTCAACTGTGTTTTGAATTACAagttttttgaaatgttatttttacttatgcaaatgatgcattatctaattaaatacGCACAAATTTTCATACATCTCCAGAGTAAAAATCCGAACTAACATAAGCACctgaatgtgtattttggatgttttctttccacttATCTGAAAGAGGATGTTATGCAtgcaaaatagcccaaaataTCACAACTGActagtgca
This sequence is a window from Plectropomus leopardus isolate mb unplaced genomic scaffold, YSFRI_Pleo_2.0 unplaced_scaffold28747, whole genome shotgun sequence. Protein-coding genes within it:
- the LOC121938187 gene encoding beta-galactoside-binding lectin-like, with protein sequence MTFKEGQEFKIRIKPKDDCCSFAINIGHDSDNIALHFNPRFDSGGDYNTIVFNSLSGGCWGDEQREENFPFQRGEECKFYINFNNEQFYIKLPDGCMVNFPNRMGDVKYKYFDVSGEARIVGIKIK